The following proteins are co-located in the Solenopsis invicta isolate M01_SB chromosome 7, UNIL_Sinv_3.0, whole genome shotgun sequence genome:
- the LOC105193955 gene encoding odorant receptor 67c-like isoform X2 — translation MIDNLQITLPILCSFIKVIIFWWKKEAIVSIMNMIAEDWIKSSDQERRLMIRRAQIARIIITCSYSIMALQCFFNVVLPIFGTSVRMISNITDPGRPMPVQSHYFYDITKKPQFELTFISQAVFIIIAMLSYIGIDNFLSLLIFHVCGQLDIIENYLTHLDKYSNYHEVLKRCIAKHIRLLRSIVIIEDTYNVMLLSLFIYFAVLFAFYAFQITSLFDGETDLPFTRLLFFVLTIFNLFVHMCLYCVLGEILMAKCNKIYYAAYSNKWYTMNPKIEKDLLFLMTRGSKSIYLTVGKASPVTMATFCSLVKTSVGYLSVLHTTKK, via the exons ATGatagataatttacaaattactttACCCATCTTATGTAGCTTCAttaaagtcataattttttggTGGAAGAAAGAag CTATTGTATCTATTATGAATATGATCGCGGAGGATTGGATAAAGTCAAGCGATCAAGAGAGAAGGTTAATGATACGAAGGGCGCAAATTGCACGTATAATTATTACTTGTTCCTACTCTATAATGGCATTACAGTGCttttttaatgttgtattgCCTATTTTTGGAACGTCAGTAAGAATGATTTCGAATATTACTGATCCAGGAAGGCCAATGCCGGTACAGAGCCATTATTTTTACGATATAACAAAAAAGCCGCAATTTGAATTGACATTTATTAGTCAAGCTGTCTTCATAATTATCGCCATGTTGTCTTACATTGGAATAGACAATTTTCTCAGTCTACTAATTTTTCATGTATGCGGACAGTTAGATATTATCGAGAATTATTTAACACATTTGGATAAATACTCAAATTATCACGAAGTATTAAAACGTTGCATAGCTAAACATATCCGTTTGCTTAG ATCCATTGTAATTATTGAAGATACGTATAATGTAATGCTTCTttctttgtttatatattttgcggTACTATTCGCTTTTTACGCGTTTCAAATAACTAGT ctATTCGACGGAGAAACTGATTTACCATTCACTCGCTTACTATTTTTCGTattgacaatttttaatttatttgtgcaTATGTGCCTGTATTGCGTGTTAGGCGAGATTTTGATGGCCAAG tgcaataaaatatattatgcagCATATTCTAACAAATGGTACACCATGAatccaaaaattgaaaaagatttgCTGTTCTTAATGACAAGAGGTTCTAAATCAATCTATCTTACTGTTGGAAAAGCATCTCCTGTTACAATGGCTACATTTTGCAGT ttAGTAAAAACGTCCGTTGGTTACTTATCCGTTTTGcatacaacaaaaaaataa
- the LOC105193956 gene encoding uncharacterized protein LOC105193956, translating into MESSKYDGHRDFEWAVKLNRFTLNFLGLWPNISQNPRQKLMCNFRVLVVLMGLISLLIPSIHSLIKVFGNSLLMLDNLQFTLPVISCLIRIMILWWKKEAIIPIMHMITKDWIKLKSDQERSLMIRRARSARIIIICSYCIMGTGCFFVAILPAFGITMRLTPNITDPGKPMPLQTHYIYDITKRPQYELTLISQVICVTIAMMAYTGIDNFLSLLVFHICGQLDILKNRLQHLDKYMNCHEMLKYCIAKHVRLLRAIDVIEDTYNVILLSLFIYFAILFAFYGFRMISLFDEGNDMSFAHLLYFVSTVFNIFGHMCIYCVLGEILMAQCNKIYYAAYSNKWYTLNSKTVEDLLFLMIRGSKPIYLTVGKVSPVTMATFCSLVKTSVGYISVLHTTRRTDVSLYTTFNMESSKHDGYQDFEWAVKLNCITLNFLGLWPKIARNSREKLMCNFRVLVACLGLMLCVLIPSIHSLIRIFGDIILMIDNLNFTLPAISCMLRIIIFWWKKEAIIPIINMMAEDWTKSKSAQERNIMIKRAQTARIIVTCAYCIIGTACFFIVVPSIFGVSMRFASNITDPDKPMILQTYYIYDVSKSPHYELTFICQAIFICVGIMSYTSIDNFLGLLIFHICGQLNILKNRLICFDKCIKSHMLKTCVIDHVRLLRAIAVIEDTYNTILLALFIYFAILFAFYGFWIISLFGNGNDISLIYLICFIFIIFNLLGHMCLYCALGEFLIAQCNEMYYAAYNNKWYSADPKVAQDLLLLITQGAKPIYLTAGKVFPLTMATFCSLVKTSGGYISILLTTRM; encoded by the exons ATGGAAAGTTCGAAATATGATGGACACCGAG ATTTCGAATGGGCGGTAAAACTAAACcgttttactttaaattttcttGGACTTTGGCCTAACATCTCACAAAATCCTCGACAGAAGTTAATGTGCAATTTTCGCGTGCTGGTAGTTTTGATGGGATTAATCAGCCTTCTTATTCCCTCGATACATTCCCTGATTAAAGTTTTTGGAAACAGTTTGCTAATGTtagataatttacaatttactttgCCAGTTATAAGCTGCTTGATTAGAATCATGATTCTTTGGTGGAAAAAAGAAG ccATCATACCAATTATGCACATGATAACGAAGGATtggataaagttaaaaagtgaTCAGGAAAGAAGTTTAATGATCCGAAGAGCGCGGAGTGcacgtataattattatttgttcttaTTGTATAATGGGAACAGGGTGCTTTTTTGTCGCAATTCTGCCCGCTTTTGGAATAACAATGAGATTAACTCCTAATATTACTGATCCAGGAAAACCAATGCCTTTACAAAcacattatatttatgatataacaAAAAGGCCGCAATACGAACTGACATTAATTAGTCAAGTTATCTGTGTAACTATTGCTATGATGGCCTACACTGGAATAGACAATTTTCTCAGTCTCCTAGTTTTTCATATCTGCGGTCAATTAGACATTCTCAAGAATCGTTTGCAACATTTGgataaatatatgaattgtCATGAAATGCTAAAGTATTGCATAGCAAAACATGTTCGTTTGCTCAG agCTATTGATGTCATTGAAGatacatataatgtaatacTTCTTtccttatttatatattttgcgatACTTTTCGCTTTCTATGGATTTCGGATGATTAGT TTATTCGACGAAGGGAATGATATGTCGTTTGCTcacttattatattttgtttctactgtttttaatatatttggaCACATGTGCATATATTGCGTTCTTGGTGAAATTTTGATGGCTCAG tgcaataaaatatattatgcagCATATAGTAATAAATGGTATACCCTAAACTCGAAGACTGTTGAAGATTTGTTGTTTTTAATGATAAGAGGTTCTAAACCAATCTATCTCACCGTTGGAAAAGTGTCCCCTGTTACAATGGCCACATTTTGCAgt TTAGTAAAAACATCCGTTGGTTATATATCTGTTTTGCACACAACGAGAa GAACAGACGTCAGTCTCTATACAACATTCAACATGGAAAGTTCAAAACATGATGGGTATCAAG ACTTCGAATGGGCAGTGAAACTAAATTGTATCACGTTAAATTTTCTTGGACTTTGGCCTAAGATTGCACGAAATTCTCGAGAGAAGTTGATGTGCAATTTTCGCGTGCTTGTCGCTTGTTTGGGACTCATGCTTTGCGTTTTGATTCCTTCTATACACTCACTGATAAGAATTTTTGGAGATATCATACTAATGatagataatttaaattttactttaccaGCAATAAGTTGCATgttaagaattattattttttggtgGAAGAAGGAag CTATCATACCGATTATAAATATGATGGCGGAGGATTGGACAAAATCCAAAAGTGCGCAAGAAAGAAACATAATGATTAAAAGGGCTCAGACTGCACGCATAATAGTTACTTGCGCGTACTGCATAATAGGAACAGCATGCTTTTTCATCGTCGTTCCTTCGATCTTTGGAGTGTCAATGAGATTCGCTTCCAATATTACTGATCCTGACAAACCAATGATTCTACAAACTTATTATATTTACGACGTATCTAAATCACCTCATTACGAACTAACATTTATTTGTCAagctatttttatttgtgtcgGCATTATGTCTTATACTAGCATCGACAATTTCCTCGGACTACTAATTTTCCATATATGCGGTCAACTAAACATTCTGAAGAATCGTTTaatatgttttgataaatgCATCAAATCTCACATGCTGAAAACCtgcgtaatagatcatgtccgtTTACTTAG agCTATTGCCGTTATTGAAGATACGTATAACACAATACTACTAGCCTTATTTATATACTTTGCGATACTGTTCGCCTTTTATGGCTTCTGGATAATTAGc ctatTTGGCAATGGAAACGATATAtcgcttatttatttaatatgttttatattcattatttttaatttgcttggACATATGTGCTTATATTGTGCTCTTGGGGAATTTTTGATAGCTCAA TGCAATGAAATGTATTATGCGGcatataacaataaatggtACTCTGCGGATCCAAAAGTTGCACAAGATTTGTTGCTTTTGATAACACAAGGTGCTAAACCAATTTATCTTACTGCTGGAAAAGTGTTTCCCTTAACAATGGCTACATTTTGCAGT TTAGTGAAAACATCAGGTGGTTATATATCCATTTTACTTACAACAaggatgtaa
- the LOC113003674 gene encoding odorant receptor 67c-like, producing the protein MCNFRVLVVFLSITFGLLIPSIHSLTRIFGDIILMLDNLQFTLPAISCSIRIAIFWWKKEAIVPIMNMIVEDWVKLKNAQDRNVMIRRAQCARIIITFGYCIMGAGCFFLIVLPSFGISMRDTNNITDPGRPMPLQTHFIYDVTKSPQYELTFISQSIYIIVAMMSYSGIDNFLGLLVFHICGQLDILKNRLTNLDECINSYEALKSCITRHMRLLRAIDIIEDTYNVILLFLFVYFAILFAFYGFRIITLFDEGNNISLPHLVYFASTVLNIFAHMCLYCALGEILVAQCNKIYYAAYRNKWYTMNPKVTQSLLFLMIRGSKPVYLTAGKVFPVTMATFCSLLKTSVGYISVLHTARS; encoded by the exons ATGTGCAATTTTCGAGTGCTTGTTGTTTTTTTGAGTATAACATTTGGTCTGCTTATTCCTTCTATACATTCTTTGACAAGAATTTTTGGAgacattatattaatgttagataatttacaatttactttaCCGGCCATAAGTTGCTCGATAAGAATCGCAATTTTCTGGTGGAAAAAAGaag CTATTGTACCGATCATGAACATGATTGTGGAGGATTGGGTAAAGTTGAAAAATGCACAAGACAGAAACGTAATGATCAGAAGGGCACAATGTGCacgtataattattacattcgGATATTGCATAATGGGAGCAGGATGTTTTTTCCTTATTGTTCTGCCTAGCTTTGGAATATCAATGAGAGACACGAATAACATTACTGATCCAGGGAGACCAATGCCTCTACAAACTCATTTCATTTACGATGTAACAAAAAGTCCACAGTATGAATTGACATTTATTAGCcaatctatttatattattgttgctATGATGTCCTATAGTGGAATTGATAATTTTCTTGGATTATTGGTTTTCCATATATGTGGCCAGTTAGATATTTTGAAGAACCGTTTAACCAATTTAGATGAATGTATAAATTCTTACGAGGCACTGAAGAGTTGTATAACAAGACATATGCGCTTACTTAG AGCTATTGACATTATTGAAGATACGTATAATGTAATACTTCTTTTCTTATTCGTATATTTTGCGATACTGTTTGCTTTCTACGGTTTCCGGATAATTACT ttatttgatgaaggaaataatatatcattacCTCACTTGGTATATTTTGCATCCACTGTACTTAATATATTTGCACATATGTGCCTATACTGTGCTCTTGGTGAGATCTTGGTTGCCCAG TGTAATAAGATATATTATGCGGCTTACCGTAATAAATGGTACACCATGAATCCAAAAGTAACTCAAAGCTTGTTGTTTTTAATGATAAGAGGTTCTAAACCAGTTTATCTTACTGCTGGCAAAGTATTTCCTGTAACGATGGCAACATTTTGCAGT TTACTAAAAACGTCAGTTGGATACATATCCGTTTTGCATACAGCGagaagttaa
- the LOC105193955 gene encoding uncharacterized protein LOC105193955 isoform X1, with protein sequence MIDNLQITLPILCSFIKVIIFWWKKEAIVSIMNMIAEDWIKSSDQERRLMIRRAQIARIIITCSYSIMALQCFFNVVLPIFGTSVRMISNITDPGRPMPVQSHYFYDITKKPQFELTFISQAVFIIIAMLSYIGIDNFLSLLIFHVCGQLDIIENYLTHLDKYSNYHEVLKRCIAKHIRLLRYATYIKYIPTRNVRLNVFTTRNVFYRSIVIIEDTYNVMLLSLFIYFAVLFAFYAFQITSLFDGETDLPFTRLLFFVLTIFNLFVHMCLYCVLGEILMAKCNKIYYAAYSNKWYTMNPKIEKDLLFLMTRGSKSIYLTVGKASPVTMATFCSLVKTSVGYLSVLHTTKK encoded by the exons ATGatagataatttacaaattactttACCCATCTTATGTAGCTTCAttaaagtcataattttttggTGGAAGAAAGAag CTATTGTATCTATTATGAATATGATCGCGGAGGATTGGATAAAGTCAAGCGATCAAGAGAGAAGGTTAATGATACGAAGGGCGCAAATTGCACGTATAATTATTACTTGTTCCTACTCTATAATGGCATTACAGTGCttttttaatgttgtattgCCTATTTTTGGAACGTCAGTAAGAATGATTTCGAATATTACTGATCCAGGAAGGCCAATGCCGGTACAGAGCCATTATTTTTACGATATAACAAAAAAGCCGCAATTTGAATTGACATTTATTAGTCAAGCTGTCTTCATAATTATCGCCATGTTGTCTTACATTGGAATAGACAATTTTCTCAGTCTACTAATTTTTCATGTATGCGGACAGTTAGATATTATCGAGAATTATTTAACACATTTGGATAAATACTCAAATTATCACGAAGTATTAAAACGTTGCATAGCTAAACATATCCGTTTGCTTAGGTAtgctacatatataaaatatattccaaCGCGAAATGTACGACTAAATGTATTTACTACACGAAATGTCTTTTATAGATCCATTGTAATTATTGAAGATACGTATAATGTAATGCTTCTttctttgtttatatattttgcggTACTATTCGCTTTTTACGCGTTTCAAATAACTAGT ctATTCGACGGAGAAACTGATTTACCATTCACTCGCTTACTATTTTTCGTattgacaatttttaatttatttgtgcaTATGTGCCTGTATTGCGTGTTAGGCGAGATTTTGATGGCCAAG tgcaataaaatatattatgcagCATATTCTAACAAATGGTACACCATGAatccaaaaattgaaaaagatttgCTGTTCTTAATGACAAGAGGTTCTAAATCAATCTATCTTACTGTTGGAAAAGCATCTCCTGTTACAATGGCTACATTTTGCAGT ttAGTAAAAACGTCCGTTGGTTACTTATCCGTTTTGcatacaacaaaaaaataa